The Mesoplodon densirostris isolate mMesDen1 chromosome 8, mMesDen1 primary haplotype, whole genome shotgun sequence genomic interval GCGCTGACGCGGTGTCTTGGGCGGCCGGCCCTCGCGTAGCTCCCTACGTGCTGCAGCTGCTTCTGGCCACACTTCAGGTGGCGCTGCCCCTAGCCGGCCTGGTTGGCCGGGTGGGCGCTGCCCAGGGTGCCCCACTGCCAGGCTACCTATTGCTGGCTTCTGTACTGGGGACTGTGGCCAGCGCCTGTGGCCTGGGGCTGCTCGTGGCGGAACGGAGCCAGGCACGGCAGAAGCTAGCAATGGGCGTCTGGATCAAGTTCACGCACAGCCCGGGTCTCCTGCTCCTCTGGACTGTGGCTTTTGCAGCCGAGAACTTGGCCCTCGTGTCTTGGAACAGCCCACAATGGTGGTGGGCAAGGGCGAACTTGAGCCAGCAGGTGAGTGACCTCGTGGGGGGTGGGGAAGCGTGGGTAGCGGGTGCTGGGACGAAAGACGGCATGTCTGGTCACACTGGCTCCATGCTTTCGAATGCCtctaagaaagggaagaaaggaggggccAGCGCTGCTGGGAGCTGATAGCCAGCTGGTGGGGAGTGGCTGTGCTGAGtcactgtggattttttttaaagcctattaGATGCTGGGCCCTTGAGGAGGACCTGGGTGTGTGCCCTACCCCAGTCCCTAGATGTGTTATAAGTAGTAACAGTGGGATTCTGGCCCTCCTTGACAGTCTCCCCACATATGTTTAATTCTAGGTTCAGTTTAGCCTGTGGGTGCTGCGGTATGTGGTCTCTGGAGGGCTTTTTGTCCTGGGGCTCTGGGCCCCTGGACTTCGTCCCCAGTCTTACACCTTGCGGGTCAATGAAGAGGATCAAGACGTAGACAGGAGCCAGGTACACCTCAGTTTCTGAAATTTCGGATCTATCTTAATTCCATTCTCTGTCATTATTTCTTCCCACCATAAAAACCCATTTCTTTCCTAAATCTCCGTTTGTGCCCTGTTAGCTTTTCTGACCCCATCAGGGATTGCCTGTTGGTCTGTTACCGTTACCGGGGAGCTGTAATCCCGTACATTTTCCCTAGGGGCTTTCTGGCTAGTGCACTTCATTTTGATTTCTGAGCTTCCCTCCCTTATGCGTTTCACCATCCTAGGTTCAGTCACCAGAGGGGCCACCACGGTCTACCTGGCAAGACCTTGGCAGGAAACTCCGCCTACTGAGTGGCTACCTGTGGCCTCGGGGGAGTCCAGCTCTGCAGTTTGTTGTGCTCACCTGCCTGGCGCTCATGGGGCTGGACCGGGGACTGAACGTGTTGGTCCCCATCTTCTATAGGGACATAGGTGAGGGGGAGAAGGGTTGTCAGCTCAGCACTCTGGTCTTTCATTGGCCCGGTTGGTGCAGGGGACTAGCCTGGGGAAGTGGGACCGAGTTGAGAGCTGCTGGGTGGTCAGAAAGAGGCTGTGGCGGATGCCTGGGGCAGTTTCTTCTGAAGAGGGTTCTAGGGTCCATAAGTGGGCTCGGACTCGTTCTCTCCATAGTGAACTTGCTGACCCAGAAGGCACCTTGGAGCTCCTTGGTCTGGACTGTCATCATCTATGTCTTCCTCAAGTTCCTCCAAGGGGGTGGCACCGGCAGTACAGGTATGAGGGACCCTGCTCTCACCTCGGTTGGTATTggcccctctcccttctcccacaggcgtccctcccccaggccccttGGTGCTCTCAGACCTTTCACATCTTGCTGCTGGGATGACGTCATTAGGCTTCTCAGCCCTACCAAGGCCTCCCCTGGCTTCCCCCAGGCTTCGTGAGCAACCTGCGCACGTTCCTGTGGATCCGGGTGCAGCAGTTCACCTCGCGGCAGGTGGAGCTGCGCCTCTTCTCCCACCTGCACGAGCTCTCGCTGCGCTGGCACCTGGGACGCCGCACGGGGGAGGTGCTGCGGATCGTGGACCGGGGCACATCCAGCGTCACGGGGCTGCTCAGGTGCCAAGCCAATGGAAAGGAAGTGTGGGAGGGCGGGTCTGGAGAAGCAGGGGTGGAGGGGCTGTCAGGAGAACCGACCCAGCTTGAGGAGCTGCTTctctgtcctcttttttttttttttaattgtaaaattaacGTACACGTGCTCTCGTAATAATTCAAATAAAGAAGACAGAGAGCTAATATCTTTTGAATTCCGCTCACTTCTCCAGAGGTTCTCATTCCATTCAGTACGttgagttctgtttttttttgcgtttttttacatatatacatgcagACTCACAGAACTAATGTGGTGTCGTGGAGGTTTTTCCTAAAATGAATGGTGTCATGACGTAGATGTCATTCTCAGAACGGTCCTATTATCAGAATGTTAGGGAGATGTATTCTAACCCACACATGAAGATCTTCCTCGTTCATTATAATTGATCCAGAGCATTCTATAATTTGGGCATCCTGTGGTTTACGTTGCCATCTACCTCTTAAGGGGCATTTAGCTTGATTCCAATCTGTTGCTGTTGAAAACAAAACACTACGCTGAAACCCCCCAGGGAGAGTTGCCGGCTCCGAGCCCTTAAACCTTTCTTCGTTGCTTGACTTTACCTCCTAGCTACCTGGTGTTCAACATCATCCCCACGCTGGCCGACATCATCATTGGCATCATCTACTTCAGCATGTTCTTCAACGCCTGGTTTGGCCTCATTGTGTTCCTGTGCATGAGTCTTTACCTCGGTGAGCGCTGCTTGGTGAAACCACCTCCCTGAGCTATCCATGGACTCCCTTGGGCATGAGCCCTGCCCCCACTCAGGTGACCCAGCTTTGGGAGGTTGTAGATCAGTGGACCCGCATAGCCTCCTGCTGCTCCCCAATGTGACGGGTGAGCCTCCTCTGCTGAGGGAACCTCAGCTCACccggggtggagggagggctggggaagGGCATCCTGGTCACATTAGGTGCCCGCTGTGGATGCGAGTCAAGGACGAACCTCATTTTTGTAACGGGATGCAGCTTGCGTTCATTTGTTCACCACAACCATTTTCACACAGGCTTTATGCAGCCTGCAATGAGGTCTTGGACACAGCCCCTTCCCTCGGGGAGCTTAAGACTCCCTCCCCTTTGGAATCTGGGTGCCTGGGCTGTAGCACAGGGTTAGTGTGCGTGTGACCAGCAGCAGACATGCACATGGTCTCCGCTGCTGGGAGTGATGTCTTGCTCTCTtcgtctccctctccctcctcctgtcaCTCTCTAGCCCTGACCATTGTGGTCACTGAGTGGAGAACGAAGTTTCGACGTGCTATGAACACACAGGAGAATGCTACCCGGGCACGGGCTGTGGACTCTTTGCTAAACTTTGAGACGGTAACAGAGGCCTTGGTGGCAGTGTTGTGAGGCTCGGAGATGTGGAAGAGTGTGCCTGGGACCATCGGGGCTGATAAGCAGCTGGGGGGTGCGAGGTGTGCTGTTTGCAGTtagggaggagggatggggaatTGAGCTGAAAGCTGTGGCCATGTGGAACAGCGGTGGTTTGAATTCATCAGGTGAAGTATTACAATGCGGAGAGTTATGAAGTGGACCGCTATCGCGAGGCCATCATCAAATATCAGGTGAGGATGCTAGTTTGAGGCCTACTGAGAGCAACAGCCTGGCCTTGTGGAATTACCAGGACagagaggagtaagatgtgggcTGTGAGGTTGAAGGTGCCCAGGGCCAGGTTGGGATCTGGTGACTGTCAGCATGTATGTGATATTCCTTCCTGTCATGTCATGGCCCCAGGGTTTGGAGTGGAAGTCAAGTGCTTCACTGGTTTTACTAAATCAGACCCAGAACCTGGTGATTGGACTTGGACTCCTCTCTGGCTCCCTGCTTTGTGCATATTTTGTCAGTGAGCAGAAGCTACAGGTGAGGGAATTGTGCTGGGCCTGGGGATGAGGGGACCGGGATCTTTGTTTAGGCCACCAGGTTCCTGGGTGGGAAGCAGGCAGGGTGAGAGCCCGCAGGCCTGCTGTGACTCTGTCCTCTTCCCTTGATGTCCACAGGTTGGGGACTTTGTGCTGTTTGGCACTTACATCATCCAGCTGTACATGCCCCTCAACTGGTTTGGCACCTACTACAGGTAACCTGACCCTGGCCCTCACCTGTTCAGGGTGCACCATTATTTCTCCGGCTCCTCAGAGGGGCTCCAGCCAGCATTCTTCTTGCAGGATGATCCAGACCAACTTCATTGACATGGAGAACATGTTTGACCTgctaaaagaggagaaagaagtgaGTGAGGAGACAGGAGCCGGGTTTGTGGGGAGCGGGGGCCTGCGTGGCGTTCTTTGTGTCTGGAGAATACCAGGCCTGTAATGGCACACATTGGTGGCACTCTCCCAGGTGAAGGaccttcctggagcagggccccTTCACTTTCAGAGGGGCCAGATTGAGTTTGAGAATGTGCACTTCAGCTACACCGATGGGTGAGCCCCTCCCCTTTCACTGTCCCCCAGCCCCCTTTTCCGGTGTCCATTTACACACtgccttcctgcccctcctccctgcttCTCAGCCCACCACTACCTGGGAAGAGAGCCTGAGCAAGAGCGGGGCAGGGCCCAGTAGTGGCTCTGGTGTTGGAGGGGGCCCCTGGCGGTGCAGCAGGCCTGCTGAGCACGCCCATCCTTCTTTGCAGGCGGGAAACGCTGCAGGATGTGTCCTTCACCGTGATGCCTGGACAGACACTGGCCCTGGTAAGAGGAGACCCAGCCAGCTGGCCCAGACTCCTTGAGCTTCCCTTATTCGAGTGCCCGTGGTAGCTTGGGACCTGGTGCTTGTGGAGTTAGCCCTGTCATGCCAGGTTACTGGAGTGAATGTAGCAGCCTCCATGGACATTGGTGGCCTCTTGGAGAGAAAGATTTAAAAGCCGATGGGCCTTAGAatgttttccctttgtttctcaTGCAACAGGTGGGCCCATCAGGAGCAGGGAAGAGCACAATTTTGCGCCTGCTGTTTCGCTTCTATGACATCAGCTCTGGCTGCATCCGAATAGATGGGCAGAACATTTCCCAGGTAAGGATGCTTGGGAGAAGACTGTAATTTAGGGGCCTGTGTGTGAAAGGATGGCAGGTGCTGGGCATCCAGGGAGTGGAGGAGGAGCTGTCACCCCTGCAGAAAGTTGGGCCAGGACACCTCAGCCTTTCTAGCAGCAGATGACCTACATAAGGAAAGTAGTCATGAGAATGAGTGGTATAGTGCTGTATGAGGCACAAAGATCTGCAGCAGCccagggaagcagggagagaaagtgtattttctctttatcgatggggaaacagacccagagaggttaagtgatttgcccgcACAGCTAGGGTTTGGGGAGGTGGAGGCAGGATTCTCATGCAGGGCCTCTCATCCCATGTGCTTCCCACCATTCCATCCTACCTTCCAGGCCTGAGTGGGTCTCACAGGCCAGAGCATGTGGTCTTTTGGCCCCAGGTGACCCAGGTCTCTCTCCGGTCTCACATTGGAGTCGTGCCCCAGGACACTGTCCTCTTCAATGACACCATTGCCAACAATATCCGCTACGGCCGCATCACAGCTGGGAACGATGAGGTGAAGGCTGCGGCTCAGGCTGCAGGCATCCATGACACCATTACGGCTTTCCCTGAAGGTGAGCCTCCCCTGCAGAGTCCCCCTCCTGCCCAGTTCAGTCCCGTTACTCCCTCTGACCTCGGTTCCACCTCTTCCTTGCCCATCTGGTCACAGAAAGCAAGTTGATTACTGTGACTCGAGGGAGGTGGGCAATTTCCACAGGGTACGATACGCAGGTGGGTGAGCGGGGACTGAAGCTGAGCGGTGGGGAGAAGCAGCGTGTCGCCATCGCTCGCACCATTCTCAAGGCTCCAGACATCGTTCTGCTGGACGAGGTGAGGGCCCTGAGTgccttctcccctccttcccccccgACCCGTGCCCCAGCCATTCCTGCTGGGCACCCTCTCCATCTGGGAAAGCTAGCACAGATCCATGTTTCACAGAAACACCTTGCAGTTTTCAAGCGCAAAACAGGTTCTTCTTGATTCCTGAGGCTTTGGCCAGCAGCTTGCATCCTCTTCCCACTGGGGTTTTGGGTGGCAGGGGCAGTTTTACCCGGTCCCTCTCTGTAGGCAACATCTGCGCTGGATACACCTAATGAGAGGGCCATCCAGGCTTCTCTGGCCAAAGTCTGCGCCAACCGCACCACCATCGTGGTGGCACACAGGTACGGGACGGGCAGCAGGCAGCGGGGCCCACACTGGTGGTGTGGTAGGTGACTGATCTCTGACCTCTCAGGCTCTCCACTGTGGTTAGTGCTGACCAGATCCTCGTCGTCAAGGATGGCTGCATTGTGGAGAGAGGACGGTAAGGGACACAGCAGGATGAACAGGGAAGGGCCTCTGAATTGAGGGCCCCAGGAAAAGGTTGTGGAATCCCAGGGCTTTCTGGAAGGATCTCCCTCGCCAGTTCCCTGTCATCTCATAGACTAGTGGCGAGGACTCTTGGGGTAAAACTGATAGTTGGTTGGGACTTATGTTTTTCTCCTTGCCCCAGGCACGAGGCTCTGTTGTCCCGAGGCGGGGTGTATGCTGACATgtggcagctgcagcagcagggaCAAGAAGTCCCTGAAGACACCAAGCCCCAGACTAAGGCATGGTGACAAAAGTATCCTTCCCTCCCAAAGGATAACTGAGGGAAATAACCCTCTTCCCTGCCATATTTCATCCTGGCCTTGGTGCTAGCTATAGTGAAGGAAAGGAGCCTTTCAAAAAAGCACTTTTGGGGGGAATAAAAGTGTGGACTGTGCTGGGATCACTGTGACTTTCTGGTGTGGGGGACTGCAGCGGGCCTCCACCCTTAGATCAGGTgagcattcttttttgtttgtttttgttttctttttgcggtatgcgggcctctcactgttgtggcctctcccgttgcggagcacaggctccggatgcgcaggcccagcggccatggctcacgggcccagccgctccgcggcatatgggatcctcccagaccggggcacgaacccgtatcccctgcatcggcaggcggactcttaaccactgcgccaccagggaggccccaggtgaGCATTCTTGACAGGACTCTTCTGTTCTTGgttggagaggagaaagaaacacaCCACTTTGGTGTCTTACTGACTGCCAAGATTCTTTATTCTTGCTAGCCGCCCCCCAGCCCCCTACACGTGGGGGGAGCCCCAGTATACGGGGGATGTCAGGATGCAGGGGGCCATGTGGGGTCTGGCCAGGGCCCAGCCAGGCAACAGTTCCGAGCTGTTCTCTCCCATGCAGCTGGAGAGGCCAGCAGAGCCATCTGTAGGCTCAGCTCCACAAGCTGCTTCTCCTGATGCTCCCCGTAGGCGGCCTCCACGTTACTCCTCCTCATCTTCACTCTAGGCTGCTCCGGGCCTCCTCTCCCTGTGGACCCTAGGGATGCGAGGGCCACAGTCCTCCTCAGCTGGGCCTCCCTCCCCAAGCCCAGGGCCCTAGCACAGGTTGCAGTTGGACGGCTTCAAGCTGCGGCTCTGAGCCTGGAgcaaggagagggggaggagaggaagacagGGTTCGACATCAAGGAAATGAGGGGGACAGTCCTCACTGCAGAGCTCAGCATGGGCTGGAGTCATACTGAAAACACAAGGATAACCACCATTCCAAAACTCTGCTACTTGGAAgagcaccccccaaccccccgtgAACTCCTTACTTCCTCCCAGCGCAGGGCCTGTCTCTACCCCGTCCTCATACCTGCCGTTGTCGGTATTCTGCCTCGCTGGCTGATAGTGCTTGTGCTAAAGCTAAGTCTTCTTCCTCCTGAGAACTGGGAGGGAGGAACAGCTTAAGCTGGATGACAGTATCTAAAATGTGAGCATCTCATCTGTTAGGCATCACTGTGCTGAGCACTTCTGAGCATGATCTCAATTTTCATAGGTAGGGTTCTATAAGGTATTagtactgtccccattttatagagggcATTAAGACCAATGGGCTAAAGAACTTGTCAGAGGTCATATACTGTAGTTCAAAAGCTTAATTTTAAGGCCAAGTTCCTAACAGTTATCCTGCATTGGATGAGCGTGGTCCCACCTACCTCCCTCCAAACTGAGGCCTTGCCCACGTCCCACCCTCTTTCACCAGAGAGAAGGTACCTTGGGACCTGGGGCTTGGTCTCTGCCAGGGACAGTTCCAGGGCTCGTTGCAGAGCCTCATCCTCACtctgcaaaaggaaaaataagaccaGCTGCCTTGGACTTTACTCTCTGTGGGTTTGCTTCTGTCCATCTGACCTCTGCCCAACTCACCAAGCCATTTTGCAGAGCAATCACTGGAGAGGCTGTCCGGGGTGGAGACTGAGTTGTGGCTCTATGGCAGACATTCAAGAGGCTGAGGTCAGAGatgtgaagggaaaaaaggaagaggagaaacaggcaggcctACCTGCTGGCAGAGGGAGATGAAGCCAAGGTCTGGTTTGGGCTGGGGATGGTCTTTGTAGAAGAAGCTAGGCTTTGTGCTCTGGAGATGGCAGCCAGTCTGTAGGGAAGAGACACTCTTGGCATGCCTCCAGGCACGGTCAGCTTGCATGTTCCTCCCTGGCCTGACCAAGGAAGTCTGGAGGGGAACTCCTCCACAAGGTCTGGAAAACATGCacttcaaaaggaaataaaaagactcCCTAGCCAAGGGGGACAGGTTGACGCTTCCCAACTATAATGACAGAGGTTGAGtcagtttcagaaggatgggaTGGTCCCAAAGGCAAGTAGGGGACTTGGTTGCAATTACCCTGCCCTACTTGTGGGGTGCCCCTCCCCAGAGCAATCATGGTCCAGTGGGTGACGGTGCTTGATGCAGAAGTTTCGGCCACAGTGGTCGCAGGTCAGTTTCATCATTTCCCGCTGCCGGCAGCCAGAGCGTTCACACTTATTGGTGAAGATCTGCGGTGGAGTACGGAGGATTGTCTCTGCTGAGACTCTGAGCCCCCTTCAACCCCACCCTAACAGTTGTACAGACTTCCAGGCATCTGTAGTCCCAGGTGACCATGGTTAACCCCTCCAACGCTTACCTTACGTTTCTGCTGAGCTGGATCAGAGCGGCAGTCTCCGTCAATGTGTTCCCCAACAGCACGGTCAGGGGGCTCCCCTCTGGCCACAGGAACAGGCACATTACAGAGTGGGCATACAGGTACCTGGATATCCTACAGTCAGGGAGCAGGGTTCGGTGTGTGGCCTACTCCCAAACCAGCCAAATCTCTGGTCCTGAAAGAACCTGGACATCCCCCCATAAACGCAAAAGGAAGCAATGTTCCCAGCACTGAGCCTCAGAAAGACAGTAAAAGAGAGGAAATGGGACGCAGAGGGCTTCCAGAGATTCTGCATGCCATCCTCCATCCGCCCCCTTTCACCCTCAGACCGCCCCCTCACCTTTTGGTAAGCAGATCCACAGTGGTGCTGGGCGTAGGCCACGTGGTCTGCGCAAAAGATGCCCGAACAGGCGTCGCACTTGAGCGGCAGAAAATCTGCAGGAAGTGGGTTGGACTGCAGGTCCAGGGGGACCTCGACCTCGTTCCCGCTCACTCAAGCCTCCCACTCAGGGGAACGAAAAGGCCGCCGTACTCGCAGTGAACCGCACCCCTGACCTAGCCCACTATCTCCTAAGCCACGCCCCAACCTCGAGCCCCGCCCCCCATTGGGCACTTCCAGCCCGGGAGCCCGCCCTTCCCGCCACTTGCACTTCCAAGCCCGTCTccgccccggccccgcctccCGCCTGCTCCGCCCCTCACCCCCTCACCCAAGCGCTGACAGCTCGGCTCCGAACAGTGAGCCCCAAGGTCCGGAAACTCCATCGCCGGACCGGACGGGGCCTGCTGGGAGAGGAAGCGATGCTGAGCTCCTCTAGGGTTCCCGCTCCGGGTCCAGACCGCGACCCCGCACTCTGGGGGGACTCGCTGTCCCgccccttcctccccactgcCCAGCCCGGGTTACCGGAGCGTCAGCGCCTCCCGGCCCGCAGCTCCCACTCCTCCCCTGGCGCGCGCGGGCGCGCTGACGTCGTCGCGCAGGGCGGGCACGTCCCGCGCAGTCCCCGGGGGGCGGGGGAGCGTCCCGGAAGAGCCGAGCCCCGCCCCTCCAGTTGCGTTAGGCTGGGAGCTGCGTGGTTTCCCTTGGGCGCGGGCCTGCCTCCACGAAGGGCGAAAGGGCCGGCGAAGGCAAGGACCGATGACATTTTGGAGGGGTGGGGTGGTTTGGGGTCTTACACAATTGGGTCCTTCGTCCGCTTCTCACTCTACACTCTCCCATTAGCCGTTTCGTTCGCAGCCACTGCTGTACTTACTCTCCTTGTTTCTGTGAAATACACCTTTCTCTTCAGGGCTGTAGCTCCTCCAAGTTTAGCTTCCATGTCCTTTTGTAAGACTTCTCTGACCCTCCTCAGTTTGAGCTAAGCGCCTCTCTTTTGTGGTCTCCCTGGTTCTGTTTTAGCACTCTATCATCTTATTGTAATCAGCCGTTCCCTCACTCCCCTGCCTACCCCTGCCCCACATAAATATACTGGTAAGTCAGGGACCACGTCTGCCTTGCTTTGTGTTAGGTGGGCCCCAGCACCCAGCTCAGTGCCTGTGGTTATCAGACCTCAGTGCGAATCCAAATCACCTACAGAGCtgctttaaaatgcagattcctgagccccCAGGGCTTCTGATTTAGTAGGAAGTATAGGAGAGAATTCTGACAGATTATCCATGTACTACACTTTGAAAAACACATGCCTAGAATATGCTGAatgcttattaaatatttcttgaatgaagctAGAGAGTCACTGGACTGATGTCCTGCTTTACCTTAGGGAGCCCCAGGTTGAGACCTTCCGTTTCAGCACATTTCGTTTCTCACATGCCTCTCTGGCCCCTCATGCGTGGGCTTGGTTGCACTCTTATTTTCCCAAAAGTTTGGGCATGGGGACAAGTAAACAGGTGAAATAAACTTAGAGTTGAACAGTGTCCTCCAAAATGGAGACAGAACCAGGCTACAGCTGGAAATGAGGAGCCAGCCTTCTCCAACTTTTGGCTCTGTTTCCCTCTGTGTCTCCTTCTTACAACCTTACAGCTCTAAGGCtagtgaaaattaaaaccattttttcCTGGTTCCTCAAGCAGAAGGCCTAATTTCAGCTCTGACTGGGCTGATTGCCTTGACTTGGATTATCTGCCAAATCCTGACCTATGGCCCAGGGGCCAGGGTATGTGTTGTTCTGGTGGGCCAGGCCTGAGTCTCATGTTTGGGGGAAGTGAGTCAGCTTCACCTAGAGTGAAAATCACCAAGCTGGCTTGGACAGTCATTCCAGAAAACCCAAGAGAGTCCATtcaattccttccttccttccttcaacatACTGAGTGTCCTCCCACGTGCCTGTCACGGTATGATACATGCATAGACTAGGATCTACCAGGTAATACGGCAGTGCATTTCAGGTACACCCATTCTGGAGTTGACAAGTGTTATTCAAGCCAAAACCTGAAGGGTGAGTAGATGTTGGCTAGGTGAAGACCAAGGGAGAAAGGAGTGGGGTGGAAGGAGATGgtattccagacagaggaaacagcaaggacAAAAACCTGGAGATAAGAGGGAACAAGATCTTTTAGATGAGCTTTTTAAAAGCTTATAGCATCGGGATCTTAGAGTGTAAGAGACAGCTTAGCAGAAGATAAAGCTGGAGAGTtagctgggttcaaatctcaggtcatggggcttccctggtggcgcaggggttgagagtccacctgctgatgcaggggacacgggttcgtgccccggtctgggaagatcccacatgccgcggagcggctaggcccgtgagccatggccactgaacctgcgcgtccggagcctgtgctccgcaacgggagaggccacaacagtgagaggcccgtgtactgcaaaaaaaaaaaaaaaaaatctcaggtcATGGAGGCCACATTAGTGTTGAGAATTTTAACACGAATGTAATAGGAAACTGTAGATAGCTTTAAGCAGAAGAGTAACATGATCCAATTTGTATTTTGGGAAAGTCACTCTGGCTTCAGAGTGGGGAACAGATGAAGAAAGGAGACTAGGTAGAAGGCTGTTGCTATAATAGAGACAAGAGATATGGCGTGAACTAGGGATGATGCTTAGAATTAATGAAATCTCAGTATAGAGGTTAGATATgagatagaaattttaaaataagtaacttTCCAATATATCACTGAAagaataaaatggtaaaaaaaaaaaaaaaaaaaaagagagagagagagaaagaaattctgtTCCCAGAGCAGCCATAAAGTA includes:
- the ABCB6 gene encoding ATP-binding cassette sub-family B member 6, whose amino-acid sequence is MVTVGNYCEAEGPAGPVWAKGGLSPCFFFTLVPSTLVGLGALALVPALPCKRPERPGGADAVSWAAGPRVAPYVLQLLLATLQVALPLAGLVGRVGAAQGAPLPGYLLLASVLGTVASACGLGLLVAERSQARQKLAMGVWIKFTHSPGLLLLWTVAFAAENLALVSWNSPQWWWARANLSQQVQFSLWVLRYVVSGGLFVLGLWAPGLRPQSYTLRVNEEDQDVDRSQVQSPEGPPRSTWQDLGRKLRLLSGYLWPRGSPALQFVVLTCLALMGLDRGLNVLVPIFYRDIVNLLTQKAPWSSLVWTVIIYVFLKFLQGGGTGSTGFVSNLRTFLWIRVQQFTSRQVELRLFSHLHELSLRWHLGRRTGEVLRIVDRGTSSVTGLLSYLVFNIIPTLADIIIGIIYFSMFFNAWFGLIVFLCMSLYLALTIVVTEWRTKFRRAMNTQENATRARAVDSLLNFETVKYYNAESYEVDRYREAIIKYQGLEWKSSASLVLLNQTQNLVIGLGLLSGSLLCAYFVSEQKLQVGDFVLFGTYIIQLYMPLNWFGTYYRMIQTNFIDMENMFDLLKEEKEVKDLPGAGPLHFQRGQIEFENVHFSYTDGRETLQDVSFTVMPGQTLALVGPSGAGKSTILRLLFRFYDISSGCIRIDGQNISQVTQVSLRSHIGVVPQDTVLFNDTIANNIRYGRITAGNDEVKAAAQAAGIHDTITAFPEGYDTQVGERGLKLSGGEKQRVAIARTILKAPDIVLLDEATSALDTPNERAIQASLAKVCANRTTIVVAHRLSTVVSADQILVVKDGCIVERGRHEALLSRGGVYADMWQLQQQGQEVPEDTKPQTKAW
- the ZFAND2B gene encoding AN1-type zinc finger protein 2B isoform X2; translation: MEFPDLGAHCSEPSCQRLDFLPLKCDACSGIFCADHVAYAQHHCGSAYQKDIQVPVCPLCNVPVPVARGEPPDRAVGEHIDGDCRSDPAQQKRKIFTNKCERSGCRQREMMKLTCDHCGRNFCIKHRHPLDHDCSGEGHPTSRAGLAAISRAQSLASSTKTIPSPNQTLASSPSASRATTQSPPRTASPVIALQNGLSEDEALQRALELSLAETKPQVPSSQEEEDLALAQALSASEAEYRQRQGPQGEEARSSLE
- the ZFAND2B gene encoding AN1-type zinc finger protein 2B isoform X1, with the translated sequence MEFPDLGAHCSEPSCQRLDFLPLKCDACSGIFCADHVAYAQHHCGSAYQKDIQVPVCPLCNVPVPVARGEPPDRAVGEHIDGDCRSDPAQQKRKIFTNKCERSGCRQREMMKLTCDHCGRNFCIKHRHPLDHDCSGEGHPTSRAGLAAISRAQSLASSTKTIPSPNQTLASSPSASRATTQSPPRTASPVIALQNGLSEDEALQRALELSLAETKPQVPSSQEEEDLALAQALSASEAEYRQRQAQSRSLKPSNCNLC
- the ZFAND2B gene encoding AN1-type zinc finger protein 2B isoform X5, which gives rise to MMKLTCDHCGRNFCIKHRHPLDHDCSGEGHPTSRAGLAAISRAQSLASSTKTIPSPNQTLASSPSASRATTQSPPRTASPVIALQNGLSEDEALQRALELSLAETKPQVPSSQEEEDLALAQALSASEAEYRQRQAQSRSLKPSNCNLC
- the ZFAND2B gene encoding AN1-type zinc finger protein 2B isoform X4, translating into MEFPDLGAHCSEPSCQRLDFLPLKCDACSGIFCADHVAYAQHHCGSAYQKDIQVPVCPLCNVPVPVARGEPPDRAVGEHIDGDCRSDPAQQKRKIFTNKCERSGCRQREMMKLTCDHCGRNFCIKHRHPLDHDCSGEGHPTSRAGLAAISRAQSLASSTKTIPSPNQTLASSPSASRATTQSPPRTASPVIALQNGLSEDEALQRALELSLAETKPQVPRLRAAA
- the ZFAND2B gene encoding AN1-type zinc finger protein 2B isoform X3, encoding MEFPDLGAHCSEPSCQRLDFLPLKCDACSGIFCADHVAYAQHHCGSAYQKDIQVPVCPLCNVPVPVARGEPPDRAVGEHIDGDCRSDPAQQKRKIFTNKCERSGCRQREMMKLTCDHCGRNFCIKHRHPLDHDCSGEGHPTSRAGLAAISRAQSLASSTKTIPSPNQTLASSPSASRATTQSPPRTASPVIALQNGLSEDEALQRALELSLAETKPQVPSSQEEEDLALAQALSASEAEYRQRQYDSSPC